One Candidatus Aminicenantes bacterium genomic window carries:
- the nadD gene encoding nicotinate-nucleotide adenylyltransferase produces the protein MKRPRRIAIFGGTFDPIHAGHLRSARIVGRRFGLDRILFVPASIPPHKARPDMAPAAERYRMVQLAVAGRGGWTVSPVEIRAGGTSYSIRTIERMRRRFPGAHLFFITGADAFRDIKTWREWERVLRSCVFIVTTRPGAGLEASVRGLGPKYAGCIRKLGRTGSVREDELIPGRIFLLPIDALSVSSTEIRKRARLDRPLGRLAPPAVAAHIRARRLYEGGF, from the coding sequence ATGAAGCGGCCGCGTCGGATCGCCATCTTCGGCGGGACTTTTGATCCAATCCACGCCGGCCACTTGCGCTCGGCCCGAATCGTCGGGCGGCGGTTCGGCCTGGACCGGATCCTGTTCGTCCCCGCCTCCATTCCGCCGCACAAGGCCCGCCCGGACATGGCGCCGGCTGCGGAACGTTACCGGATGGTCCAACTGGCCGTGGCCGGACGGGGTGGCTGGACGGTCAGCCCGGTCGAGATCCGGGCCGGCGGGACGTCGTATTCCATCCGGACCATCGAGCGGATGCGCCGCCGGTTCCCCGGGGCCCATCTGTTCTTCATCACGGGAGCAGATGCCTTCCGGGACATCAAGACGTGGCGGGAGTGGGAGCGGGTCCTGCGGAGCTGCGTGTTCATCGTGACCACGCGGCCGGGGGCCGGCCTCGAGGCTTCCGTCCGCGGCCTTGGGCCGAAATACGCCGGCTGCATTCGAAAGCTCGGCCGGACGGGCTCCGTCCGCGAGGACGAGCTTATTCCCGGCCGGATCTTTCTGCTTCCGATCGACGCCCTGTCGGTGTCCTCGACCGAAATCCGGAAGCGGGCCCGTCTGGACCGCCCCTTGGGGCGGCTCGCCCCGCCGGCCGTGGCCGCCCATATCCGGGCCAGGCGATTATACGAAGGAGGATTCTGA